From a single Canis aureus isolate CA01 chromosome 5, VMU_Caureus_v.1.0, whole genome shotgun sequence genomic region:
- the IK gene encoding protein Red, which translates to MPERDSEPFSNPLAPDGHDVDDPHSFHQSKLTNEDFRKLLMTPRAAPTSAPPSKSRHHEMPREYNEDEDPAARRRKKKSYYAKLRQQEIERERELAEKYRDRAKERRDGVNKDYEETELISTTANYRAVGPTAEADKSAAEKRRQLIQESKFLGGDMEHTHLVKGLDFALLQKVRAEIASKEKEEEELMEKPQKETKKDEDPENKIEFKTRLGRNVYRTLFRSKAYERNELFLPGRMAYVVDLDDEYADTDIPTTLIRSKADCPTMEAQTTLTTNDIVISKLTQILSYLRQGTRNKKLKKKDKGKMEEKKPPEADMNIFEDIGDYVPSTTKTPRDKERERYRERERDRERDRERERDRDREREREEEKKRHSYFEKPKVDDEPMDIDKGPGSAKELIKSINEKFAGSAGWEGTESLKKPEDKKQLGDFFGMSNSYAECYPATMDDMAVDSDEEVDYSKMDQGNKKGPLGRWDFDTQEEYSEYMNNKEALPKAAFQYGIKMSEGRKTRRFKETNDKAELDRQWKKISAIIEKRKKMEADGVEVKRPKY; encoded by the exons gtgagcCGTTCTCCAACCCTTTGGCTCCAGATGGCCACGATGTGGATGATCCTCACTCCTTCCACCA ATCAAAACTCACCAATGAAGATTTCAGGAAACTTCTCATGACCCCAAGGGCTGCACCCACCTCTGCACCGCCCTCTAAATCACGTCAccatga gATGCCAAGGGAGTACAATGAGGATGAAGACCCAGCTGCacgaaggagaaaaaagaagag TTATTATGCCAAGCTTCGTCAAcaagaaattgagagagagagagagctagcagaGAAATATCGTGACCGTGCCAAGGAACGGCGAGATGGTGTGAACAAAGATTATGAGGAAACGGAGCTGATCAGTACCACAGCTAACTACAGGGCTGTGGGCCCCACTGCTGAAGC GGACAAGTCAGCTGCAGAGAAGAGAAGACAGTTGATCCAGGAGTCCAAGTTCTTGGGTGGTGACATGGAACATACTCATTTGGTGAAAGGGTTGGATTTTGCTCTGCTCCAAAAG GTACGAGCTGAGATTGccagcaaagagaaagaagaggaagaacttATGGAAAAGCCTCAGAAGGAAACTAA gAAAGATGAAGATCCtgagaataaaattgaatttaagacGCGCTTGG GCCGCAATGTTTACCGCACACTCTTTAGGAGCAAGGCGTATGAACGGAATGAGCTGTTCCTCCCAGGCCGCATGGCCTATGTGGTAGACCTGGATGATGAGTATGCTGACACGGATATCCCCACCACACTGATCCGCAGCAAAGCAGATTGCCCCACCATGGAG GCCCAGACCACACTGACCACAAATGACATCGTAATCAGCAAGCTCACCCAGATCCTTTCATACCTGCGTCAGGGTACCCGCAATAAGAAGCTCAAGAAGAAGGATAAAG GGAAGATGGAAGAGAAGAAACCCCCTGAGGCCGACATGAA TATATTTGAAGACATTGGGGATTATGTGCCATCCACAACCAAGACTCCTCGGGATAAGGAGCGGGAGAGATATCGGGAGCGAGAGCGTGATCGGGAGAGAGaccgggagcgggagcgggaccgagaccgagagagagagagagaggaagagaagaagaggcaCAGCTACTTTGAGAAGCCGAAAGTGGATGATGAG cCCATGGACATTGACAAAG GACCTGGATCTGCTAAGGAGTTGATCAAGTCAATCAATGAAAAGTTTGCTGGGTCTGCTGGCTGGGAAGGCACTGAGTC GCTGAAGAAGCCAGAGGACAAAAAGCAACTAGGAGACTTTTTTGGAATGTCCAACAGTTATGCCGAATGTTACCCAGCCAC GATGGATGACATGGCTGTGGATAGTGATGAGGAGGTGGATTACAGCAAAATGGACCAG GGTAATAAGAAAGGCCCCTTAGGCCGCTGGGACTTTGATACCCAGGAGGAATACAGCGAATATATGAACAACAAGGAGGCTTTGCCCAA GGCTGCATTCCAGTATGGCATCAAGATGTCTGAAGGGCGGAAAACCAGGCGCTTCAAGGAAACCAATGATAAGGCAGAGCTTGATCGCCAGTGGAAGAAGATTAGTGCG ATCattgagaagaggaagaagatggagGCCGATGG AGTTGAAGTGAAAAGACCAAAATACTAA
- the WDR55 gene encoding WD repeat-containing protein 55, with protein MDHGRACEERPAEDGSDEEDPDSTEAPVRIRETPEDIVLEAPASGLAFHPARDLLAAGDVDGDVFVFSYSCQEGETKELWSSGHHLKSCRAVVFSEDGQKLVTVSKDKAIHVLDVEQGRLERRISKAHGAPINSLLLVDENVLVTGDDTGGVRLWDQRKEGPLMDMRQHEEYIADMALDPSKKLLLTASGDGCLGVFNIRRRRFELLSEPQSGDLTSVTLMKYGKKVACGSSEGTIYLFNWNGFGATSDRFALRAESIDCMVPVTESLLCTGSTDGVIRAVNILPNRVVGSVGQHAGEPVEKLALSHCTHFLASSGHDQRLKFWNMSQLRAVVVDDYRRRKKKGGPLRALSSKAWSTEDFFAGLREEGEESTAKKEEEESEDDSD; from the exons ATGGACCACGGTCGTGCGTGTGAGGAGAGGCCAGCCGAGGATGGGAGCGACGAGGAAGACCCCGACTCCACGGAAGCCCCGGTCCGCATCCGAGAAACTCCGGAAGACATCGTGCTGGAAGCACCGGCCAGCGGGCTGGCGTTCCATCCGGCCCGCGACCTCCTGGCGGCGGGGGACGTGGACGGGGACGTGTTCGT CTTTTCCTACTCTTGCCAAGAGGGAGAAACGAAGGAGCTCTGGTCCTCAGGTCACCACCTCAAATCGTGCCGAGCCGTAGTCTTTTCTGAAGATGGACAGA AACTTGTTACTGTCTCCAAGGACAAAGCCATCCATGTACTAGATGTGGAGCAGGGCCGACTGGAAAGACGCATTTCCAAGGCTCACGG TGCCCCCATCAACAGTCTGCTGCTGGTAGATGAGAATGTCCTGGTCACTGGGGATGACACAGGTGGTGTCCGGCTCTGGGACCAGCGGAAGGAGGGCCCCTTAATGGATATGCGGCAGCATGAGGAATATATTGCTGACATGGCTCTGGACCCATCCAAGAAGCTGCTGCTTACAGCCAG TGGGGATGGCTGCCTTGGTGTCTTCAACATCAGGCGACGCCGGTTTGAACTGCTCTCAGAGCCTCAGTCTGGAGACCTGACCTCTGTCACTCTCATGAAA TATGGGAAGAAGGTAGCCTGTGGCTCCAGTGAAGGTACCATCTACCTCTTCAACTGGAATGGCTTTGGGGCCACAAGTGATCGGTTTGCCCTAAGAGCTGAGTCTATTGACTGCATGGTTCCAGTTACGGAGAGCCTGCTGTGTACTGGTTCCACTGATGGAGTCATCAG GGCTGTCAATATCTTGCCGAACCGAGTGGTGGGCAGTGTGGGCCAGCATGCTGGGGAGCCTGTGGAGAAGCTGGCCCTCTCCCACTGCACCCACTTCCTGGCCAGCAGTGGCCATGACCAGCGCCTCAAGTTCTGGAACATGTCCCAGCTGCGGGCTGTGGTAGTAGATGACTACCGCCGGCGCAAGAAGAAGGGAGGGCCACTGCGAGCCCTAAGCAGCAAGGCTTGGAGCACTGAGGACTTCTTTGCAGGactgagggaagagggagaggaatcCACAGctaagaaggaagaggaggagagtgaGGATGACAGTGATTGA
- the DND1 gene encoding dead end protein homolog 1 isoform X2: MQSKRECELWCERVNPENKAALEAWVRETGIRLVQVNGQRKYGGPPPGWVGSPPPAGSEVFIGRLPQDVYEHQLIPLFQRVGRLYEFRLMMTFSGLNRGFAYARYSSRRGAQAAIATLHNHPLRPSCPLLVCRSTEKCELSVDGLPPGLSRRALLLALQPLGPGLQEALLMPSPGPAPAQIALLKFSSHRAAAMAKKALVEGQSRLCGEQVSVEWLKPDLKQRLRQQFMGPPLQGLQPEGSRLAPSRDKLESQGARATLQLLCQQMKLGSPVFLTKCLGTGPAGWHRFWYQVVIPGHPVPFSGLIWVVLAPEGQEGHEVAKDAVSARLLEALRESGAGLFRSAGAEAGMVVKQ, from the exons ATGCAGTCCAAGCGCGAGTGTGAG CTATGGTGTGAGAGGGTGAATCCTGAGAACAAGGCGGCGTTGGAGGCGTGGGTCAGGGAGACGGGCATCCGCCTGGTGCAGGTGAACGGGCAGAGGAAGTATGGCGGGCCACCCCCAG GCTGGGTGGGCAGCCCGCCGCCGGCCGGGTCGGAGGTGTTTATCGGGCGGCTGCCGCAGGACGTGTACGAGCACCAGCTGATCCCACTGTTCCAGCGCGTGGGCCGCCTCTACGAGTTCCGCCTGATGATGACCTTCAGCGGCCTGAACCGCGGCTTCGCCTACGCCCGCTACAGTTCGCGGCGCGGCGCCCAGGCGGCCATCGCTACGCTGCACAACCACCCGCTGCGGCCGTCCTGCCCGCTGCTCGTGTGCCGCAGCACGGAGAAGTGCGAGCTGAGCGTGGACGGGCTGCCTCCGGGCCTGAGCCGCCGCGCGCTGCTGCTCGCGCTGCAGCCCCTGGGCCCCGGCCTGCAGGAGGCGCTGCTGATGCCCAGCCCTGGGCCGGCGCCCGCGCAAATTGCGTTGCTCAAGTTCAGCTCGCACCGCGCCGCCGCCATGGCCAAAAAAGCCCTGGTGGAAG GGCAGTCACGCCTCTGTGGAGAGCAGGTGTCGGTCGAATGGCTCAAGCCAGACCTGAAGCAGCGACTCCGCCAGCAGTTCATGGGCCCCCCCCTGCAGGGCCTACAGCCAGAGGGCAGTCGACTGGCCCCCTCCAGGGACAAGCTGGAGTCCCAAGGGGCCCGGGCTACCCTGCAGCTGTTGTGCCAACAAATGAAGCTGGGTAGCCCAGTGTTCCTAACCAAGTGTTTGGGCACAGGCCCTGCAGGCTGGCACCGCTTCTGGTaccaggtggtgatcccgggacACCCGGTGCCCTTCAGCGGCCTCATCTGGGTTGTGCTGGCTCCAGAAGGGCAGGAAGGGCATGAAGTGGCTAAGGATGCTGTGTCTGCAAGGCTGCTAGAGGCACTGAGGGAGTCTGGAGCCGGCCTCTTCCGGTCTGCTGGGGCTGAGGCAGGTATGGTGGTTAAGCAGTGA
- the DND1 gene encoding dead end protein homolog 1 isoform X1 — translation MQSKRECEVSGWQGGSTSASCAGGSGSLGCSCPVAVGTGVEIRHSSLPFPLQLWCERVNPENKAALEAWVRETGIRLVQVNGQRKYGGPPPGWVGSPPPAGSEVFIGRLPQDVYEHQLIPLFQRVGRLYEFRLMMTFSGLNRGFAYARYSSRRGAQAAIATLHNHPLRPSCPLLVCRSTEKCELSVDGLPPGLSRRALLLALQPLGPGLQEALLMPSPGPAPAQIALLKFSSHRAAAMAKKALVEGQSRLCGEQVSVEWLKPDLKQRLRQQFMGPPLQGLQPEGSRLAPSRDKLESQGARATLQLLCQQMKLGSPVFLTKCLGTGPAGWHRFWYQVVIPGHPVPFSGLIWVVLAPEGQEGHEVAKDAVSARLLEALRESGAGLFRSAGAEAGMVVKQ, via the exons ATGCAGTCCAAGCGCGAGTGTGAGGTAAGTGGCTGGCAAGGGGGCTCAACAAGCGCTAGCTGCGCAGGGGGTAGTGGCTCATTGGGCTGCAGTTGCCCAGTCGCGGTGGGGACGGGCGTGGAGATCCGCCATTCCAGCCTGCCGTTTCCCCTTCAGCTATGGTGTGAGAGGGTGAATCCTGAGAACAAGGCGGCGTTGGAGGCGTGGGTCAGGGAGACGGGCATCCGCCTGGTGCAGGTGAACGGGCAGAGGAAGTATGGCGGGCCACCCCCAG GCTGGGTGGGCAGCCCGCCGCCGGCCGGGTCGGAGGTGTTTATCGGGCGGCTGCCGCAGGACGTGTACGAGCACCAGCTGATCCCACTGTTCCAGCGCGTGGGCCGCCTCTACGAGTTCCGCCTGATGATGACCTTCAGCGGCCTGAACCGCGGCTTCGCCTACGCCCGCTACAGTTCGCGGCGCGGCGCCCAGGCGGCCATCGCTACGCTGCACAACCACCCGCTGCGGCCGTCCTGCCCGCTGCTCGTGTGCCGCAGCACGGAGAAGTGCGAGCTGAGCGTGGACGGGCTGCCTCCGGGCCTGAGCCGCCGCGCGCTGCTGCTCGCGCTGCAGCCCCTGGGCCCCGGCCTGCAGGAGGCGCTGCTGATGCCCAGCCCTGGGCCGGCGCCCGCGCAAATTGCGTTGCTCAAGTTCAGCTCGCACCGCGCCGCCGCCATGGCCAAAAAAGCCCTGGTGGAAG GGCAGTCACGCCTCTGTGGAGAGCAGGTGTCGGTCGAATGGCTCAAGCCAGACCTGAAGCAGCGACTCCGCCAGCAGTTCATGGGCCCCCCCCTGCAGGGCCTACAGCCAGAGGGCAGTCGACTGGCCCCCTCCAGGGACAAGCTGGAGTCCCAAGGGGCCCGGGCTACCCTGCAGCTGTTGTGCCAACAAATGAAGCTGGGTAGCCCAGTGTTCCTAACCAAGTGTTTGGGCACAGGCCCTGCAGGCTGGCACCGCTTCTGGTaccaggtggtgatcccgggacACCCGGTGCCCTTCAGCGGCCTCATCTGGGTTGTGCTGGCTCCAGAAGGGCAGGAAGGGCATGAAGTGGCTAAGGATGCTGTGTCTGCAAGGCTGCTAGAGGCACTGAGGGAGTCTGGAGCCGGCCTCTTCCGGTCTGCTGGGGCTGAGGCAGGTATGGTGGTTAAGCAGTGA
- the HARS1 gene encoding histidine--tRNA ligase, cytoplasmic isoform X1 yields the protein MAERAALEELVRLQGERVRGLKQQKASAEQIEEEVAKLLKLKAQLGPDEGKQKFVLKTPKGTRDYSPRQMAVREKVFDVIISCFKRHGAEVIDTPVFELKETLTGKYGEDSKLIYDLKDQGGELLSLRYDLTVPFARYLAMNKLTNIKRYHIAKVYRRDNPAMTRGRYREFYQCDFDIAGQFDPMIPDAECLEIMCEILRSLQIGDFLVKVNDRRILDGMFAICGVPDSKFRTICSSVDKLDKVSWEEVKNEMVGEKGLAPEVADHIGDYVQQHGGISLVEQLLQDPELSQNKQALEGLGDLKLLFEYLTLFGIADKISFDLSLARGLDYYTGVIYEAVLLQTPVQAGEEPLGVGSVAAGGRYDGLVGMFDPKGRKVPCVGLSIGVERIFSIVEQRLEATEEKVRTTETQVLVASAQKKLLEERLKLVSELWNAGIKAELLYKKNPKLLNQLQYCEEAGIPLVAIIGEQELKDGVIKLRSVASREEVGGRPKRRPCGRNQKENKPALLHLLS from the exons ATGGCAGAACGTGCAGCACTGGAGGAGCTAGTGCGACTTCAGGGAGAGCGCGTGCGGGGCCTCAAGCAGCAGAAGGCCAGCGCTGAGCAG ATCGAGGAGGAGGTAGCAAAACTACTGAAATTGAAGGCGCAGCTGGGCCCTGATGAAGGGAAACAGAAGTTTGTGCTCAAAACCCCCAAG GGTACAAGAGACTACAGTCCCCGGCAGATGGCCGTTCGAGAGAAGGTGTTTGATGTAATCATCAGCTGCTTCAAGCGTCATGGTGCAGAAGTAATTGATACACCTGTGTTCGAACTAAAG GAAACACTGACTGGAAAGTATGGAGAAGACTCTAAGCTTATCTATGATCTGAAGGACCAGGGTGGAGAGCTATTGTCCCTTCGCTATGACCTCACT GTTCCTTTTGCTCGATATTTGGCAATGAATAAACTGACCAACATTAAACGCTACCACATAGCCAAAGTATATCGGCGCGATAACCCAGCCATGACCCGAGGCCGGTATCGGGAATTCTATCAGTGT GACTTTGACATTGCCGGACAATTTGACCCCATGATCCCTGATGCAGAGTGCCTGGAGATCATGTGTGAGATCCTGAGATCCCTTCAGATAGGCGACTTCCTAGTCAAG GTAAATGATAGGCGCATCCTAGATGGGATGTTTGCCATCTGTGGTGTTCCTGATAGCAAGTTCCGTACCATCTGCTCCTCAGTGGACAAGTTGGACAAG GTGTCCTGGGAGGAAGTAAAGAATGAGATGGTGGGAGAGAAGGGCCTCGCACCCGAGGTGGCTGACCACATTGGGGACTACGTCCAGCAGCATG GTGGGATATCCCTAGTGGAACAGCTGCTCCAGGATCCTGAACTGTCCCAAAACAAACAGGCCTTGGAGGGCCTGGGAGACCTAAAACTACTGTTTGAATACTTGACCCTGTTTGGCATTGCTGACAAG ATCTCCTTCGACCTAAGCCTCGCTCGAGGGCTAGACTACTATACTGGGGTGATCTATGAGGCGGTGCTGCTACAAACCCCAGTGCAGGCAGGGGAAGAGCCCCTGGGTGTGGGCAGTGTGGCTGCTGGAGGACGCTATGATGGGCTGGTGGGCATGTTCGACCCTAAAGGACGCAAGGTGCCATGCGTGGGGCTCAGCATTGGGGTGGAGCGGATCTTTTCCATTGTGGAGCAGAGGCTAGAG GCTACGGAGGAGAAAGTACGGACCACAGAGACACAAGTGCTTGTGGCATCTGCACAGAAAAAGCTGCTGGAGGAGAGACTAAAGCTTGTCTCAGAGCTCTGGAATGCTGGGATCAAG GCAGAGCTGCTCTATAAGAAGAACCCTAAGTTGCTGAACCAGTTGCAATACTGTGAGGAGGCAGGCATCCCACTGGTGGCCATCATTGGTGAGCAGGAGCTCAAGGATGGGGTCATCAAGCTCCGATCAGTGGCCAGCAGGGAAGAGGTAG GTGGACGTCCCAAGAGAAGACCTTgtggaagaaatcaaaaggagaaCAAGCCAGCCCTTTTGCATCTGCTGAGTTGA
- the HARS1 gene encoding histidine--tRNA ligase, cytoplasmic isoform X2, which translates to MAERAALEELVRLQGERVRGLKQQKASAEQIEEEVAKLLKLKAQLGPDEGKQKFVLKTPKGTRDYSPRQMAVREKVFDVIISCFKRHGAEVIDTPVFELKETLTGKYGEDSKLIYDLKDQGGELLSLRYDLTVPFARYLAMNKLTNIKRYHIAKVYRRDNPAMTRGRYREFYQCDFDIAGQFDPMIPDAECLEIMCEILRSLQIGDFLVKVNDRRILDGMFAICGVPDSKFRTICSSVDKLDKVSWEEVKNEMVGEKGLAPEVADHIGDYVQQHGGISLVEQLLQDPELSQNKQALEGLGDLKLLFEYLTLFGIADKISFDLSLARGLDYYTGVIYEAVLLQTPVQAGEEPLGVGSVAAGGRYDGLVGMFDPKGRKVPCVGLSIGVERIFSIVEQRLEATEEKVRTTETQVLVASAQKKLLEERLKLVSELWNAGIKAELLYKKNPKLLNQLQYCEEAGIPLVAIIGEQELKDGVIKLRSVASREEVDVPREDLVEEIKRRTSQPFCIC; encoded by the exons ATGGCAGAACGTGCAGCACTGGAGGAGCTAGTGCGACTTCAGGGAGAGCGCGTGCGGGGCCTCAAGCAGCAGAAGGCCAGCGCTGAGCAG ATCGAGGAGGAGGTAGCAAAACTACTGAAATTGAAGGCGCAGCTGGGCCCTGATGAAGGGAAACAGAAGTTTGTGCTCAAAACCCCCAAG GGTACAAGAGACTACAGTCCCCGGCAGATGGCCGTTCGAGAGAAGGTGTTTGATGTAATCATCAGCTGCTTCAAGCGTCATGGTGCAGAAGTAATTGATACACCTGTGTTCGAACTAAAG GAAACACTGACTGGAAAGTATGGAGAAGACTCTAAGCTTATCTATGATCTGAAGGACCAGGGTGGAGAGCTATTGTCCCTTCGCTATGACCTCACT GTTCCTTTTGCTCGATATTTGGCAATGAATAAACTGACCAACATTAAACGCTACCACATAGCCAAAGTATATCGGCGCGATAACCCAGCCATGACCCGAGGCCGGTATCGGGAATTCTATCAGTGT GACTTTGACATTGCCGGACAATTTGACCCCATGATCCCTGATGCAGAGTGCCTGGAGATCATGTGTGAGATCCTGAGATCCCTTCAGATAGGCGACTTCCTAGTCAAG GTAAATGATAGGCGCATCCTAGATGGGATGTTTGCCATCTGTGGTGTTCCTGATAGCAAGTTCCGTACCATCTGCTCCTCAGTGGACAAGTTGGACAAG GTGTCCTGGGAGGAAGTAAAGAATGAGATGGTGGGAGAGAAGGGCCTCGCACCCGAGGTGGCTGACCACATTGGGGACTACGTCCAGCAGCATG GTGGGATATCCCTAGTGGAACAGCTGCTCCAGGATCCTGAACTGTCCCAAAACAAACAGGCCTTGGAGGGCCTGGGAGACCTAAAACTACTGTTTGAATACTTGACCCTGTTTGGCATTGCTGACAAG ATCTCCTTCGACCTAAGCCTCGCTCGAGGGCTAGACTACTATACTGGGGTGATCTATGAGGCGGTGCTGCTACAAACCCCAGTGCAGGCAGGGGAAGAGCCCCTGGGTGTGGGCAGTGTGGCTGCTGGAGGACGCTATGATGGGCTGGTGGGCATGTTCGACCCTAAAGGACGCAAGGTGCCATGCGTGGGGCTCAGCATTGGGGTGGAGCGGATCTTTTCCATTGTGGAGCAGAGGCTAGAG GCTACGGAGGAGAAAGTACGGACCACAGAGACACAAGTGCTTGTGGCATCTGCACAGAAAAAGCTGCTGGAGGAGAGACTAAAGCTTGTCTCAGAGCTCTGGAATGCTGGGATCAAG GCAGAGCTGCTCTATAAGAAGAACCCTAAGTTGCTGAACCAGTTGCAATACTGTGAGGAGGCAGGCATCCCACTGGTGGCCATCATTGGTGAGCAGGAGCTCAAGGATGGGGTCATCAAGCTCCGATCAGTGGCCAGCAGGGAAGAG GTGGACGTCCCAAGAGAAGACCTTgtggaagaaatcaaaaggagaaCAAGCCAGCCCTTTTGCATCTGCTGA